Proteins encoded within one genomic window of Geotalea daltonii FRC-32:
- a CDS encoding class I SAM-dependent methyltransferase, whose translation MENQGISWQYDEFKQIGTDYSSKTEVDKYDSSHADFRDIKAESIKVLDLLEVTKEHTLIDFGSGTGTFAIEAALRCARVHAVDVSREMIDCAATKAMKAGVTNLHFHHAGFLTYRHQVAPVDAVVTTFAFHHLPDFWKGIALKRVNAVLKPSGKFYIHDVIIEENQALKNIAALIQKLGKAGGKLMREDAERHFKDEYSTYDWVMDGLLARAGFTIRVKRIEDGVLGTYICTRN comes from the coding sequence ATGGAGAATCAGGGCATTTCCTGGCAGTATGACGAATTCAAGCAAATAGGCACCGATTACAGCAGCAAGACGGAAGTAGATAAGTACGACTCGAGCCATGCCGATTTTCGCGACATTAAGGCCGAAAGCATAAAAGTACTGGATCTGCTTGAAGTTACGAAGGAACATACGCTTATCGATTTTGGGTCGGGCACCGGTACTTTCGCCATTGAAGCGGCCCTGCGCTGTGCCAGGGTACATGCTGTCGATGTCTCGCGAGAAATGATCGACTGCGCTGCGACCAAGGCAATGAAGGCTGGAGTGACCAACCTTCATTTTCATCATGCCGGCTTCCTGACATACCGGCATCAAGTTGCTCCAGTTGATGCAGTGGTGACGACCTTCGCCTTTCATCATCTGCCTGATTTCTGGAAAGGGATTGCACTGAAGCGGGTGAATGCCGTGCTGAAGCCCAGCGGGAAGTTTTATATCCATGATGTGATCATCGAGGAAAACCAGGCGCTGAAGAACATTGCTGCATTGATCCAGAAGCTCGGGAAAGCTGGTGGCAAGCTGATGCGAGAGGATGCGGAGAGGCATTTCAAGGATGAATATTCGACCTATGACTGGGTGATGGACGGTCTCCTGGCTCGTGCAGGCTTTACCATCAGGGTCAAACGCATTGAGGACGGGGTGCTTGGGACCTACATCTGCACCAGGAATTAG
- a CDS encoding DUF2164 domain-containing protein, translating to MAIELSKQEVDDIVHSLRKYCKEELEQEISGMQAKFLLDYIMKEIAPFAYNKGIKDAEAYFQAKVEDLPGICFEEGMTYWHKKRK from the coding sequence ATGGCAATTGAACTCAGCAAACAGGAAGTCGATGACATCGTCCATTCTCTTCGCAAGTATTGCAAAGAAGAGCTGGAGCAGGAAATCAGCGGCATGCAGGCGAAGTTTCTTCTTGACTATATCATGAAGGAGATCGCTCCTTTCGCCTATAACAAAGGCATCAAAGACGCCGAAGCGTATTTCCAGGCAAAGGTTGAAGACCTGCCGGGCATCTGTTTTGAGGAGGGAATGACGTATTGGCACAAGAAGCGAAAATAA
- a CDS encoding DUF6268 family outer membrane beta-barrel protein, with amino-acid sequence MKSCCRSIVLCSVFAMVLTVAHGHAADSSANETAKELLTPPTVAAGAHPWRSTANLTWLPDSDIRNSGGKLAMEEVEATFGRSYFLTPDLTVSTEAAYSLRNLDGPAGALLPEELHTFSVKLEADYHWKPDITLTFLVAPGLNGDFREIGTDDIRTQMGVLGRYNLSEKLILLAGLIYQQGYEKLPLLPVAGLIYRPNDQWMLSLAAPRPGITFSPNRTSSYYIGGEISGTEYQLHDKSIGAEKVLYRDFRAFAGAEYLLFSAVKVNLSGGYALNRKFLFYDGARDDLAIADGPFARVGVSLNW; translated from the coding sequence ATGAAAAGCTGTTGCAGATCCATAGTGCTTTGCTCTGTTTTTGCCATGGTGCTTACCGTTGCCCATGGGCACGCTGCCGACAGTTCTGCCAACGAAACGGCAAAGGAGTTGCTGACTCCGCCGACTGTGGCTGCCGGGGCGCATCCCTGGAGGTCGACGGCGAACCTGACCTGGCTTCCCGACAGCGACATCCGGAACAGTGGGGGAAAACTCGCCATGGAGGAGGTGGAGGCAACCTTCGGGAGGAGCTATTTTCTTACCCCCGACCTCACCGTCTCCACGGAAGCGGCCTATTCACTGAGAAACCTCGATGGGCCTGCCGGTGCACTCCTTCCCGAAGAATTGCATACCTTCTCGGTGAAGCTGGAGGCCGATTATCATTGGAAGCCGGATATTACCCTGACATTCCTGGTGGCGCCGGGACTCAACGGCGACTTCAGGGAGATCGGCACCGACGATATCCGCACCCAGATGGGGGTGCTGGGGCGCTACAATCTGTCGGAAAAATTGATCCTGCTGGCGGGACTGATATACCAGCAGGGCTACGAGAAACTGCCGCTTCTTCCCGTTGCCGGCTTGATCTACCGGCCCAACGATCAATGGATGTTGAGCCTGGCCGCTCCCCGACCGGGAATTACCTTCAGCCCGAACCGTACCTCAAGCTATTACATCGGCGGCGAGATTTCCGGTACTGAGTATCAGCTGCACGATAAATCCATCGGGGCAGAGAAGGTACTGTATCGTGACTTCAGAGCCTTTGCCGGGGCCGAATATCTTCTGTTCTCTGCCGTAAAAGTGAATCTTTCGGGCGGCTACGCCTTAAATCGAAAATTCCTCTTCTATGACGGGGCTCGGGATGATCTGGCGATCGCGGACGGTCCCTTTGCCAGGGTCGGGGTAAGTCTGAACTGGTAG
- a CDS encoding class I SAM-dependent methyltransferase translates to MATVAEHYEYLLADYYSWMFGDFAGKVETHHRFFSVNQIQPTKSGLAMDLGAGPGFQSIPLAQLGFRVLAVDLSLRLLEELHCRCGNLPITPIHGDLMDFAAWGEAPIELCVCMGDTLPHLPDFESVTLLLEQVYRSLEPGGRLVLSFRDLSLELHGTDRFIPVRSDADTVFTCFLEYESHYVTVHDLLYTLKEAWELRKSTYRKIRISPAWIVEQLEKAGFLMEMAENMNGMITVIARKPVVSR, encoded by the coding sequence ATGGCAACCGTTGCGGAACATTACGAATATCTGTTGGCCGACTATTACTCATGGATGTTCGGAGACTTCGCCGGCAAAGTGGAAACTCACCACCGCTTTTTTTCCGTTAACCAGATTCAGCCGACCAAATCAGGGCTTGCCATGGATCTGGGCGCCGGTCCGGGATTCCAGTCCATCCCCCTGGCGCAGCTGGGTTTCCGGGTGCTGGCCGTGGATCTCAGCCTCAGGCTGTTGGAAGAGCTGCATTGCAGGTGCGGCAACCTCCCCATTACCCCCATCCATGGCGATTTGATGGATTTCGCAGCCTGGGGCGAAGCACCCATAGAGTTGTGCGTCTGCATGGGGGATACCCTGCCGCATCTGCCCGACTTTGAGAGTGTAACGCTTCTCCTGGAGCAGGTTTACCGATCCCTCGAACCGGGAGGGCGATTGGTGCTCTCCTTTCGCGACCTGAGCCTTGAGTTGCACGGCACCGACCGCTTCATACCAGTGCGCAGCGATGCGGATACGGTCTTTACCTGTTTTCTCGAATACGAATCCCATTATGTCACAGTCCACGATCTGCTCTATACCCTCAAGGAAGCCTGGGAGCTGCGCAAGAGCACGTACAGAAAAATACGGATATCGCCGGCATGGATTGTTGAACAGCTTGAAAAGGCGGGTTTTTTAATGGAAATGGCTGAAAATATGAACGGCATGATCACCGTAATCGCCCGAAAGCCTGTAGTCAGCCGATGA
- a CDS encoding peptidase MA family metallohydrolase, which yields MKSTADFMPMEADRRVFAEAGGEDVAAVAAQLLPEAVATVEKQQGRPFPKPVEVYVTRDEESFAAFTGVAKQVRGAVILKLFLSGGLRKEPERIRRILVHELSHMHLWQYVGLYPYNANLPSWFQEGLAVLVSGGGGAERVSEDAAAAAIAAGKAVTPESTGSFFFKKSGASYGLEPHMFYRQSGMFVSYLKSLDEERFAAFMSDLEGGRTFEDAFNDAFRGSVGELWQVFAARCKTAADLRHRIFRRTQSPQKASSPETPVRVTSAAFKWERYVTAK from the coding sequence TTGAAATCAACCGCGGATTTTATGCCGATGGAAGCGGATCGACGCGTTTTTGCCGAAGCCGGCGGAGAGGATGTGGCGGCGGTGGCCGCGCAACTGCTGCCGGAGGCGGTCGCCACGGTCGAAAAACAGCAGGGCCGGCCTTTTCCCAAGCCGGTGGAGGTTTATGTTACAAGGGATGAGGAGAGTTTTGCCGCGTTTACCGGCGTGGCGAAGCAGGTGCGGGGTGCCGTCATTCTCAAGCTGTTCCTGTCAGGTGGGCTGAGAAAGGAGCCTGAGCGGATCCGCAGGATTCTTGTACATGAGCTGTCCCATATGCACCTCTGGCAATATGTTGGACTGTACCCCTACAATGCAAATCTGCCGTCATGGTTTCAGGAGGGGCTGGCGGTGCTTGTTTCGGGTGGAGGGGGCGCCGAGCGGGTCAGCGAGGATGCTGCAGCCGCTGCCATTGCGGCCGGCAAGGCTGTTACGCCCGAGTCGACGGGAAGTTTCTTTTTCAAAAAGTCTGGCGCCTCGTACGGGCTGGAACCCCACATGTTCTACCGGCAGAGCGGAATGTTCGTCTCTTACCTGAAGAGTCTGGATGAGGAACGCTTCGCTGCTTTCATGTCGGACCTTGAAGGGGGGCGTACCTTCGAAGATGCCTTCAACGATGCTTTTCGAGGCAGCGTCGGTGAACTGTGGCAGGTTTTTGCGGCGCGATGCAAAACAGCCGCTGACTTACGGCACCGGATTTTCAGAAGAACCCAGTCGCCTCAAAAAGCATCGTCACCGGAAACTCCCGTTCGGGTGACCTCGGCAGCTTTTAAATGGGAAAGATATGTGACTGCAAAATGA
- a CDS encoding alpha/beta fold hydrolase: protein MRKMQKAKSVKKCFLFGFGTLIALMTIVVGIAMISSGSETMKMTPYHPFRSAKAKEQYLKVYDLKAGNWPVPSESRLVSTSFGETFVRISGPAEAPPLVLLHGINGNSLQWITNVEALSARYRVFAVDNIYDCGRSVYTRAVKTPDDYVVWLDELFDALQLRNGINLMGLSYGGWLTTQYALRHPGRLEKIVLLAPVCTVLPLSYKWISRAVLCAVPHRYFTRSFVYWLLEDTAKKGEAGRKVLDEEAEFAFLAYRSFKHRPMVNPTVLSDEELQALKVPTLFLIGENEKIYSARKAIERLNRVAPRIRSEVIPKAGHDLTVVQAKLVNGKVLEFLSLSF, encoded by the coding sequence ATGCGGAAAATGCAAAAGGCAAAGTCAGTCAAAAAGTGTTTCCTGTTTGGATTCGGAACGCTTATCGCACTTATGACCATTGTTGTAGGAATCGCCATGATCTCCTCGGGCTCGGAAACAATGAAAATGACGCCGTATCATCCTTTTCGCTCAGCAAAAGCGAAAGAGCAATATCTGAAGGTATATGATCTGAAGGCCGGTAACTGGCCGGTTCCTTCGGAATCGAGGCTGGTGAGCACTTCTTTCGGAGAAACCTTTGTAAGAATCAGCGGACCGGCGGAGGCTCCACCGCTGGTTTTGCTGCATGGGATCAATGGAAATTCGCTGCAGTGGATAACGAACGTTGAAGCCTTATCGGCAAGATACAGAGTATTCGCGGTGGACAACATCTATGACTGTGGGAGAAGTGTCTATACGCGAGCCGTGAAAACACCGGATGATTATGTAGTCTGGCTTGATGAGTTGTTCGATGCACTTCAGCTTCGTAACGGTATCAATCTCATGGGGCTGTCGTATGGAGGGTGGCTGACAACCCAATACGCTCTCAGGCATCCGGGCCGCCTGGAGAAAATCGTGCTGCTGGCGCCGGTGTGCACTGTATTGCCGCTTTCATACAAATGGATCAGCCGGGCAGTGCTTTGCGCAGTGCCGCATCGCTACTTTACAAGAAGTTTTGTGTACTGGTTATTGGAGGATACGGCCAAAAAGGGCGAGGCCGGCCGGAAAGTGCTGGACGAAGAGGCGGAGTTTGCATTTCTGGCTTATCGCAGCTTCAAGCACAGGCCCATGGTCAATCCGACCGTTCTGTCTGATGAGGAATTGCAGGCCCTTAAGGTTCCCACGCTCTTCTTGATCGGCGAAAACGAAAAGATCTATTCCGCCCGGAAGGCCATTGAACGTCTTAACAGAGTGGCGCCCCGGATAAGATCGGAGGTCATTCCGAAGGCAGGTCACGATCTGACCGTCGTACAAGCGAAGCTGGTCAATGGAAAGGTGCTGGAATTTCTGAGCTTGTCATTTTGA
- a CDS encoding haloalkane dehalogenase gives MRDRLNAATDCHARARVGVLDSEIAYVDAGEGEPIVFLHGNPTSSYLWRNVIPHLEQVGRCLAPDLVGMGDSGKMPGGSYRFVDQARYLDAWFDALGLTHNVTLVVHDWGSALGFHWGARHPERVKAIVYMEAFVQPLRWDMWPEHARPVLQALRSPAGERLVLEENIFIERFLPGSLLRGLTEEELTAYRRPYLEPGEVRRPMLMWPREIPFDGEPGDVHDIMARYAAWLSTTSVPKLFINADPGVMLTGAQREFCRTWPCQQEVTVRGRHFIQEDAPAEIGRAIAAFLQSLSD, from the coding sequence ATGCGTGACAGGTTGAACGCAGCAACGGATTGCCATGCCCGGGCTCGGGTGGGAGTACTCGACAGCGAGATAGCATATGTGGATGCTGGAGAGGGTGAACCGATCGTATTTCTTCATGGGAATCCCACTTCCTCTTATCTGTGGCGAAATGTGATTCCACATCTGGAACAGGTCGGCCGCTGTCTGGCCCCCGACTTGGTGGGAATGGGCGACTCCGGCAAAATGCCCGGCGGCAGTTATCGCTTCGTGGATCAGGCACGCTACCTGGATGCCTGGTTTGATGCACTGGGGCTGACGCATAACGTCACCCTGGTGGTTCACGATTGGGGATCGGCCCTGGGCTTTCATTGGGGTGCCCGCCACCCGGAGCGGGTCAAGGCCATTGTCTATATGGAAGCCTTTGTCCAACCGCTCCGCTGGGATATGTGGCCCGAACATGCGCGGCCGGTCTTACAGGCGCTTCGGTCGCCCGCGGGGGAGCGCCTGGTTCTGGAAGAGAACATTTTTATTGAACGTTTCTTGCCGGGCAGTCTCCTGCGGGGGCTGACGGAGGAGGAATTGACGGCCTACCGTCGTCCCTACCTTGAGCCGGGCGAGGTGCGCCGTCCCATGCTGATGTGGCCGCGCGAGATTCCGTTTGACGGTGAACCGGGCGATGTGCATGACATCATGGCCCGCTATGCCGCCTGGCTTTCGACCACTTCTGTTCCCAAGCTTTTCATCAACGCTGATCCCGGCGTTATGTTGACAGGGGCACAGCGCGAGTTTTGTCGCACCTGGCCTTGCCAGCAGGAAGTCACCGTCCGCGGACGACACTTCATCCAAGAAGACGCCCCTGCGGAAATTGGCCGGGCCATCGCCGCTTTCCTGCAGTCCCTCTCAGATTAG
- a CDS encoding class I SAM-dependent methyltransferase, which translates to MISTDWWNEFFAGPWSQIQAGGYPAERTIAECDLIEVALELEPGARILDIPCGIGRHSVELARRGFQMTGADVKPEYIALAKSSAESAAVAARFLVCDMREFASADRFDAAFCYFGSFGYFTEEDDIRFVRAVAAALKPGGRFLIEGHVAETFLPIYRERDWFWAGSPENRVRVLEERSWNIETSRIETTWTIVGEGGTRSTATSMRIYTYPELRALLASAGFTDMEALDGKTGGPFRLGSPRALIVAGKRAEDPVGGL; encoded by the coding sequence ATGATCTCGACAGATTGGTGGAATGAATTCTTCGCGGGGCCTTGGTCGCAGATCCAGGCCGGAGGTTACCCGGCGGAACGGACGATCGCTGAGTGCGACTTGATAGAGGTGGCGTTGGAGTTGGAACCTGGCGCGCGCATTCTCGATATACCGTGCGGGATCGGACGACACAGTGTGGAGCTTGCGCGACGTGGTTTCCAGATGACCGGCGCAGACGTTAAACCCGAATACATCGCGCTTGCCAAGTCGAGTGCCGAGAGTGCCGCCGTCGCGGCACGCTTTTTGGTCTGCGACATGCGAGAGTTCGCTTCCGCAGACCGGTTCGACGCGGCATTCTGCTACTTCGGCAGCTTCGGCTACTTTACGGAAGAGGACGACATCAGGTTCGTTCGGGCCGTTGCAGCGGCCCTCAAGCCGGGTGGGCGATTCTTAATCGAGGGACATGTCGCGGAGACGTTTTTGCCGATCTATCGCGAGAGGGACTGGTTTTGGGCAGGTTCGCCGGAAAACCGCGTGCGTGTTCTAGAGGAACGTTCATGGAACATCGAGACCAGTCGCATCGAAACAACCTGGACGATAGTCGGCGAAGGTGGCACCAGGTCCACCGCAACATCGATGCGTATTTACACCTACCCGGAGTTGCGAGCCCTGCTCGCCTCAGCCGGTTTCACCGATATGGAAGCTTTGGATGGCAAGACTGGCGGGCCGTTTCGACTCGGCTCACCCCGCGCTCTGATTGTAGCCGGGAAGCGCGCGGAAGACCCTGTAGGTGGACTATAG
- a CDS encoding VOC family protein — MYNFAVPDVDAEYDRLMAAGFQPVMPIDDHPWGDRGFAIKDPNGIMLYLYSDREPSEEFKQYYKAVE; from the coding sequence ATGTATAACTTTGCCGTTCCCGATGTTGACGCAGAGTACGACCGACTCATGGCAGCGGGATTCCAACCCGTCATGCCGATTGACGACCATCCATGGGGTGACCGCGGCTTCGCGATTAAAGACCCCAACGGCATCATGCTTTATCTTTATTCCGATCGTGAGCCGAGCGAAGAATTCAAGCAGTACTACAAAGCTGTTGAATAG
- a CDS encoding class IV adenylate cyclase: protein MARNIEIKAYIESVDALVPKAAAIADQGPIDIIQDDTFFRCDSGRLKLRAFSPEEGELIFYRRADQQGPKESFYLRSPTSAPEALRESLSLAYGQAGRVQKHRTLFLAGRTRIHLDKVEGLGDFLELEVVLEEGEPAEKGVREAHELMAKLGVEPSQLIEDAYVDLLSGGRKLP, encoded by the coding sequence ATGGCAAGAAACATCGAAATAAAAGCTTACATCGAGAGCGTAGATGCTCTGGTACCTAAAGCCGCGGCCATTGCCGACCAGGGGCCTATAGATATAATCCAGGACGATACCTTTTTTCGTTGCGACTCTGGCAGGTTGAAATTACGCGCTTTTTCCCCGGAGGAAGGCGAGCTGATCTTCTATCGCCGGGCCGATCAACAGGGGCCGAAGGAATCTTTCTATCTCCGTTCGCCGACATCAGCGCCCGAGGCATTGCGCGAATCCCTGTCCCTGGCCTACGGGCAGGCGGGCCGGGTGCAAAAGCACCGCACCCTCTTCCTCGCCGGCAGAACGCGCATTCACCTGGACAAGGTGGAAGGGTTGGGGGATTTCCTGGAACTCGAAGTTGTCCTGGAAGAAGGGGAACCGGCCGAAAAGGGTGTTCGGGAGGCCCACGAGCTCATGGCCAAGCTGGGGGTTGAGCCGTCGCAGCTTATAGAAGACGCATACGTGGATCTGCTTTCTGGAGGGAGAAAATTGCCGTGA
- a CDS encoding helix-turn-helix transcriptional regulator: protein MVVIGKPAQDLAGQVQQWWSAQGGTAGGRSFYEIPPDGNMNLIFRFSASGWRMSLLGPRTEKACVEIDEASDYFCLSFNPGQTPRLADVRPSELVDTFADLPGLGGMSSASLADRLYSLRDPLSRKLVMEELVRGSLPLVRDERCRHAATLLKAHGGQLRIDELAAGLGLHVRSLERLFIDHLGVSPKQLARLIRFNRLACALRAGNFASLADIAYACGYADQSHMIREYKEFTGCVPGEIGSCDMRPVAGAPGTRIVHRFRS, encoded by the coding sequence ATGGTGGTTATAGGAAAACCGGCTCAGGATCTGGCGGGACAGGTGCAGCAATGGTGGTCTGCCCAAGGGGGAACTGCGGGGGGGCGGAGCTTTTACGAGATTCCACCCGATGGCAATATGAACCTGATCTTCCGGTTCTCGGCTTCCGGTTGGAGAATGTCCCTGTTGGGTCCGAGAACCGAGAAGGCGTGCGTCGAGATCGACGAAGCCTCCGATTATTTCTGCCTCAGCTTCAATCCGGGGCAGACGCCGCGTTTGGCTGACGTGCGCCCTTCGGAACTGGTCGATACCTTTGCCGACCTTCCCGGACTAGGGGGGATGAGTAGCGCATCCCTGGCTGACCGCCTGTATTCCTTGCGGGATCCGCTGTCGCGAAAACTCGTCATGGAGGAACTGGTGCGCGGCTCCCTGCCCCTTGTCCGTGATGAGCGCTGCCGCCATGCCGCCACACTTCTGAAAGCCCATGGGGGACAGCTGCGGATCGATGAGCTCGCTGCCGGGCTCGGCCTCCATGTGCGCAGCCTGGAGCGTCTGTTTATCGATCATTTGGGGGTATCTCCCAAGCAGCTTGCGCGTCTCATCCGTTTCAACCGGCTTGCCTGTGCACTTCGTGCCGGCAACTTCGCCAGCCTTGCGGATATAGCCTATGCCTGCGGCTATGCGGACCAGTCCCACATGATACGGGAATACAAGGAGTTCACCGGTTGCGTCCCCGGCGAAATCGGTTCCTGCGACATGCGTCCCGTGGCAGGGGCGCCTGGGACGCGGATCGTGCACCGCTTTCGTTCATAG
- a CDS encoding alpha/beta hydrolase, which yields MPSLRSRIFLTVLRNRHLLKFKLKKETAREWETSLPAVRASAAKTSKMFGKLPKGIRSAPVAIGELSAEWIEPIQADNDSVILYFHGGGYILGSIEAHRGIVAKFVSGSGARALLFGYRLAPEHRFPAALDDAVAAYRWLLSVGISPAKIVFAGDSAGAGLCLATLLAVRDRGMPLPAAAVALSPWTDMKHTGESLQTNASKCLAPTGSWVVCANHYLGGHDPGDPYASPLYGDLRDLPPLLIYVGGDETLRDDSVRYARKAKDAGVEVTLRVGEGMCHCYPACAPLFPEATRAMEEICSFIKRHQGRLD from the coding sequence ATGCCCAGTTTACGAAGCCGCATCTTTCTCACAGTACTCAGAAACCGCCACCTGTTGAAGTTCAAGCTGAAAAAGGAGACCGCCCGCGAGTGGGAGACCTCCCTTCCCGCGGTGCGCGCCTCGGCCGCAAAGACGTCCAAGATGTTCGGGAAGCTGCCGAAGGGTATCCGATCGGCGCCCGTCGCCATAGGGGAACTATCCGCCGAATGGATTGAACCCATTCAGGCTGATAACGATTCCGTCATCCTCTATTTCCATGGCGGAGGGTACATACTCGGTTCCATCGAGGCCCACCGGGGGATCGTCGCCAAGTTCGTCAGCGGGAGCGGTGCCCGTGCCCTGCTGTTCGGTTATCGTCTGGCGCCGGAGCACCGCTTTCCTGCCGCCCTCGATGATGCGGTTGCTGCTTACCGGTGGCTGCTCTCGGTGGGAATTTCACCAGCGAAAATCGTCTTTGCAGGAGATTCCGCCGGAGCGGGGCTCTGCCTGGCGACGCTGCTTGCCGTTCGAGACCGGGGAATGCCGCTGCCGGCTGCCGCAGTGGCCCTTTCTCCCTGGACCGACATGAAGCATACCGGCGAATCGTTGCAAACCAATGCTTCGAAATGCCTGGCGCCGACCGGTTCCTGGGTCGTCTGCGCCAATCATTACCTTGGAGGGCACGACCCTGGTGATCCGTATGCATCTCCTCTCTACGGGGACTTGCGTGATCTCCCGCCGCTTTTGATATATGTGGGGGGGGACGAAACATTGCGGGACGATTCGGTCCGCTACGCACGGAAGGCGAAAGATGCGGGAGTGGAGGTGACGCTCAGGGTCGGAGAGGGGATGTGCCATTGCTATCCGGCATGCGCCCCGCTGTTTCCTGAGGCAACCAGGGCCATGGAGGAAATCTGTTCTTTCATCAAGAGGCATCAGGGGAGGCTCGACTGA
- a CDS encoding DUF2087 domain-containing protein produces the protein MNRETSEDMIMTAENQLVEESDTRFIKGYFREGPNGPLAFFPTKEKKRLAILRRLINRFDPQRTYTEKEVNEILAETFPDYAILRRNLVEYGFLDRYADGSCYWVKC, from the coding sequence ATGAACAGGGAAACCAGCGAGGACATGATCATGACTGCAGAAAATCAACTTGTGGAAGAAAGCGATACCAGGTTCATCAAGGGCTATTTCAGGGAAGGTCCCAACGGCCCCCTTGCCTTCTTTCCCACCAAGGAAAAGAAGCGACTTGCCATTTTGCGCAGGTTGATCAACAGGTTCGATCCCCAGCGCACCTATACGGAAAAAGAAGTGAACGAGATTCTTGCCGAGACGTTCCCTGATTACGCCATTCTGCGGCGAAACCTGGTCGAGTACGGCTTTCTGGACCGGTACGCCGACGGCAGCTGCTATTGGGTGAAATGCTGA